The Phlebotomus papatasi isolate M1 chromosome 3, Ppap_2.1, whole genome shotgun sequence genomic sequence TTTCTTACAACTttgaattacataaaatttagaaaaataaccatatgaataaatttaaattgaatttaaattgaatttaaattgactttgaattgaattttactaTATGGAATCCGGCCGATAACTTGATGCaatagagaaaacacggaaTTTCGACCTGGTTCTTCTCCTTCTTTATACTCTAGTCAACGTTTCGAAGCTGAatggctccttcctcaggtctacaatatACATATAAACATAGATTTAAAAATAACTCATTTACAAAATCATAAAACTCCTACATGAAAATTGGTGGGAAAAGGGTGTCAGGGAATTCTTTCACTATCACTTTTACATATATGGACGATGTGCACATGAAGGTGGTCAGACTGGGAATGGGAAGCCACAgatgaattgaatttgaacatAATTTGTATAGAATTTGAatagaatttgaattgaatttgaatcgaatttgaattgaatacaaattgaatttgaatttgaattttaattttaattttaattgaattttaattcaattggaattgaattttaattgaattttaattcaattttaattgattttgaattgaatattaattCAATTGGAATTGaagttgaattgaatttgaattgaatttgaagtgactctaaattgaatttgaattcaatttgaattggaTTTGTATTGAatatgaattgaatttgaattgtattttatttgaatttgcgTTAAaagtgaattgaatttgaattacattttaatttaattcggactacattttaaatttgaattgaattttaattcaattggaATTGACTGTTTATTTAATTggaattgaatttgaagttactctaaattgaatttgaattcaattggaattgaatttgaattcaatttgaattcaatttgaattgaattttgtattgaatatgaattgaattttaattgaattttaattgaatttgaattgtatttgatttgaatttgaatttgaatttgcattaaaagtgaattgaatttgaattaaattttaatttaattcggactaaattttaaatttgaattgaatttgaatttgcattaaaagtgaattgaatttgaattaaattttaatttaatccggactaaattttaaatttgaattgaatttgaaattaaattgatgTCGAATTGAAttggaattgaatttgaatttaattcaaaattgatttaattggAACTTACATTGATGtggaattgaatttgaattgaacatGAATTTAATCTGGATTGTATTGATGCTAAATTCGAATTGCAtttgattttaattgaaaattaatttaaatggaatttaaaataattgtgaattcagtttaaatttaatttgaaataattttaaatgaaatttgttttgaagttgaatttaattcaagattaatttaaattaatttaaattaaggaATTTAAATTGATGGTGATTGAGTTTAAgtttaatttgaattgaatttgaatttgatttttgaatTGAAGTTGAATTGAATTCGAATTCTACTTgaatttaattagaattttattgatgtcaaatttaatttgaatttgaattgagcttaaattgaatttgactaCTTCAGAATTAGTTTAAATGGAATTTAAATTGATGTTgatagaattttaatttaatttgaattaaatttaatttatttacaaacctaggtttttaatttctcatgagattatatttttttttacactcgtcgatgaattaaattgaattaaggttatttttgaatataaattttagtctggaaaaacaaaaaaataatttttgggtttttgcgAGGAAATTTTATatatgcttgtaaattgagtgatccaattaaaagaccatttaatccaattagcgaaaaggcgacccagttagtgcatgctgacttatttcagtattatcattattttataaattttctttaatatttttgataattttttttatattatgtttctgaatgaaacagtgaataattctatggatttagaagaagtaaaaaaaatcatcagtccaaaaacaagcgtttaagtagcactcttcggaaaacgatccagttaccccaccttactataaaacgtaaaatagaaaattggctattttattttttcatcgcATCTCAGAAGAATTGAAAATTCACTCCTTTTAAATTGTGTCTAAGaccattttgcacattttttttttcaaaagacgTTCAAAATAGATTTTCCCAATTTCACAATGCAGTATTTGAAGCTAAGCAgcctcatttttttaaaaatttaattgtttcacGTCAAAAGTTTTAGATCAGTGACCTACTGCACTCAAGTAGTcctagaattttaataaaatttgtcaaTTGCCGCAACGATCGCAAGGCCTGCTTGAAATACAGTagaaaaaagctaaaaatagtttttcgcTTAGCATTATGTTCACTGCATTCGAAGTTATTTCAGTAACATTTAAATTGGGTATACTCTCCAATTAGAGTCTTATCCGAAAACTTGTTCAAGATATTTCATCAGATTGGaagaaaatagaggaaaattcacTTACCCAGGAATAGGAATGCACCTTTCGACGCGATATCTCATCTCCTGTGCAAACTCCATCCAGAGATGTGCAACAGCCTTTTTGCCTCCAAAGTACTCTTGGCACAGAGCTAGAAGGGCACTGAGACGATGCACGAGTGAATCCGGAGGAGCACTTTTGATCTTTAGCGGATCATAGGGTTCAATTTCTGGAATATTGTAGGGATGTTGTGAGTTCTCTTGAGCGTCCGGAAAGAGGTAGTAGAGCATCTTCATCAGGAGATCATCTCTGATTGGTCCACTGCTTTTCTGGTTGTCTTTTCGGCGACGAGACAACGTGGGCAGAACAGAAGAGAGACTGGGAATCTTTGATTCTGTCAAGACATCCAGAGGATTTACCCCGAAAGCTGCACCGGTCGACGTGATTGAATCTCCAAGGAGTTCTGATAAGGTCGTCATGACCTCGAGATTGTGGAGGTATTCCTTGAGAACTTCTGAGAGAAAGCATGCCGGAAGGGGCTGATAGCGAGCTCTGAGGGACCATTTGGGAGCCAGCAGAGGATCAAAATCTGAGTAAGTTTGAGAATCTATGACAACATTATCTGCCACATTTGGCCAAGTACAGTAGATGACCAGTTCATCGACAGGGTCACACATGGCACCAAAAGGCAGGACGGTAAATGGTTCCTGATCATCTTTTGGAGCTTGCTCGTCATCTTCGGGGAAATCAAAGGGATTTGTCGCGAAAGAATTGCTCCATTTCCCAAAACGAGTAGCACTTCCAAATTGATTGAGTCTGTAGCTGAGGCGAACACTGACAGACACTGGATCCTCATACTGTACCCCAATCTTCCCCTTGAACATGTCCAGGAGTCCAGAGAGATACTTGAACTGCGGTGGAGTTGTCTGGAGATGAACCACGTCGAAAGACAAGCGAGTGGACTGGAATTCACAGACTCCCAGGAAAATTGGATAGGTCTGACTCTTGTCAATCACCTCAATGAAAACGGGCACCTCACAATTGCTCTCAGCCACGGCAATGTGGACAGAACTGAGCAGTATCCGGATCTGACTCTCATTGTAAATTGgctgttttgtggataccacaACAACAAAATCCCTCAAGCCATACCACCTCGCTATTGGATGCATACTCCCTTCCACTTCCTCATCCAGGATACTGTAATCATTGTCCAGGGACATGAGATCCATGAATGCCTGACATTGACGACTGCCCTCATCTTTTCCAACACTCTCATTCTTTCCCGAATCACCCAATTTTGCTGTGAATCTCACAATCTTCATCTCCACATCTGCAAAATTAATAATCTCCTGGCATGTTGTCCAGTCACAGAGAGACAGCTGATTCCTGGACAATTTCTCTCCCAGACACACAAAAGGAAGCTTCCATTCGTGGAATATTTCCTCGAGACGCGCAGTAAAAATTTCCCAATTGCTGGCTGTGGTAAAATCCTGCTGAAAAAACTCCAAGTCATCGATTTCCTCAGTCATTTTCACACAAATTTACAAAGATTCTGGCGAAAAATCTGTttcacaaaaacaaaaacacactTTCACTTGATTGTCCCTATAAAAAAATTGTCGACGGTGCAAATGTTCTGCGAACATGTCTACTGTGAATCCGGAGACATTTCTTGGAggcaaaatatttattcaagaaAATGTTGGCAGTAAATGGTAAAGAAAAAATGTTAGGAAGATTTCCTGTGACTTGTGCCCTAATAAAATCTCAATATAATGCTCCTGATTTAATTAAATCTTCAAAATCCTTATTTCTGCTGCAAAatttctgaatttaattcaCAGACAGAAATACGTTACACTTCAAATATAGCCGAGACACTCTTTAAAGTTCCATCAGCGCCATCTGTAAGAATCCATTTCCATTTTATGCAGAAAATCAAAACCGCTAAAAAACCttcaattttaacactttaaaacccaataAGGTagcattttactccaatttttttaatgttttacagCAGGGAAATCTTACATGAGTATAATATCattgtctttaaaaaatattttttaaagacaatgggctctattctgcgaataaagataaagataaagataaagaaataaagataaagataaagatttggtattctacaaacaagatttcaaaataatgcccaacgcacaataacttttgttttgtaaacatgtttttgacatttcaatgagagtgaatgaaatagagatatagttatctcgttttcttttataggaaattttgaaaacatatttacaaacaaaagttattgtgcgttgagcataatgctgtcaaatatctttatttttagcttggataaaaatatttcaagatttggtATTCTGCGCCCAAGAGATTTCAAGGTGATTCTAACCTCAATATTCTAGATTTCAAATGTGGTGTCGAGGTGCTTTGAAATCTCTATTTGCGTTTTGAAACTCGTTTGAAAAGCATTAAAgccatggaaaatcttttaatttattagaaaatttaaggatGCAGAGGCAGTATAACGAGGGTAATACGCTAATACACTAGGAATACAATAAatacaactttattttttttatttcaacaaaaaatacttatattCAGTCATACTTCGAAAAGATGTACTATTTCAGAAGAaggtaaaattttgataaaattttgattttgttttctGAAACAGTAGActcagactctctctcaatcgggaaaatatggggcaaaatgtcatccggtttagcgatagagttgagcgtcaaagcctttgtaaattccacaaaaagcgctcaattataaagaatcatgataaaataggaaaaactacagcgaatttgagcaaattagctttataatttaacgtgaaaattgtcaacaaaatttgtcgcccgattgaaaaagagccgattgagtgagagtctactgtaaaaaacTGAACTGAATTTATTCTCTAAATCTTATAGTACAACaaagattgtggaaactgctctctcttggagttcgagcagttaaaatcgtTGGTATTAGCGAGAAATGATCCTTTGTACCCTTATGTAtccatttcttatttttagaaattgttaaaggtagggtaaattaagctaattcaaaacctgccccaaatggaaatttttcgctgctccaaatggaaacatcataaAGGAAAATATGGATAAATCTAAATGGaaacgataaatacagtactaaattattatatttatatattttctatacaacaatttcattatttagttaattttgctccaaataaagcaaaaatccattcatattcacaaattttaatttgttaattttttcagaaaaattaaaagtttaccTTTCCACCTTCGAATTTTTcgtcgatcgaccatgttttccaatgaaaaacacagtAAAGTGAttattgtttattcattttgtttaacatttaatgtcacatttccggctaattttagttaaattaagtgataaTCTTCATTAttaacgatacgtgaagtttttaaatgaaataattacctatttcgtaaacaaaaagggtttttctgaagtgtctgcaaatgctttaataggaaacctcggaaatatgatttttttggagagattttcttattgttttagatgggaaaggagaaaatacccaaaataccaggaataagaacaaatcctgcactcaagagcaactcaacaaggttttggaagcctttcgtcgcggtttcacttacacagtTTGTCTCccattagaaactttcccttgtttccatttggattaatatggtTTCCAAtggaagcattttacgctcgcatatttttcttgtattttagaagttttcgaattatatctaaagaattttcacaaaacagtaaCTTTCTAGAAGAGTCtagaagcaaatttatgtaattctcttcagaaaaaatatgaatttaatatgtttaatcttctgtcaaagttaaagcgtctggaaatggttttgaattaggacatttaccctagggcTCGCCAAGGAGTTCCCAAGCTTTTCTCATTCAATCATCTCACTTTCTCTTCTTTATGCCTGGCGTTCCGTTTTAATTTGAATGAGTCCGGCTAGACTTTTTCTAAGAACGTCcagtttgcttttttttatgattGGAAGCTTCAGGTTTAGGATCTAGAGGAATTTCCTCGACTAGAACCTCATACGTTTTATAACACAGTGATCATTCTTTTTCCATCTAATGACAATGACAGTGATGAACCGGATGAACCGGTAGCTGAGAGTTATCTGGGTTCTCTATGACTGACTTGAAGTTGAAGGGATCCCTTGCATCTCAGTATGTAGTAGttagtcaaaattttaatttttgacttgTTTTGCTGCCAGATGTTTCCTAATTCTTAAACCGGTAAATCCAtctaagaaattttttgaaaaatgcacTCATAAATCTACATTAAAAACAATTGAACATGAAATTCGGGGTTTCTGTACCTTAATCCAATcgtctaaaatttataaaacattccCTCTGATTTCTTGGTGTTCAATCAATTTCAAGCTCTTTTTGttccgaaaatatttttttctcaaagtaaCCTAAGAAgtgtatgaaaagtgaaattaTTTCCAGGACTTTTGCGCTTAAAGATGTCAATTTTTTAAGCTATTTCATACCACCCGAAAGATTTACCTCGTCCAccacaattttaaaagaaaatttccattcaTTGTCGTGAAAATTAACTAGAAAAAATATCTCCTAAATTCCATATCTGCCTATATCTGCCAAAATGACAAGGCATAAGTGACAGTTTGGATATTGAAATCTTTATTTGCGTTTCTTCGACTTTTTATCCAAGATCGCAGAATGCcaaatctttattttgaaactttatctttattcgcagaatagagtccataatatttctaaaaaactaaaaatcggGCGCAAAATACCAATTTGACGTAAAATGCCAGTCGCAATTTTCATACATATTTTAGGTTACGTTCGTACCAGATTCGaattaattttctgttttttgtaGTGGAAAATTAATTCGAATCTGGTCTAATATGGCATTTAATGCTTATATGAAAgaagaattataaaaattataaagatattttatacgaaaatgaagaaaataaattttcaaaacactAGAAAGCTTTGttatgcccaacgtacaataacttctgcttagtaaacatgtttttgatatttcaatgagaatgagtgagacctagatctagtcatctcgctcattctcataggaaattttgaaaacacatttacaaacaaaagttattgtgcgttgagcattatgcccaatgcacaataacttttgtttagtaaacatgtttttgacatttcaatgagtgagtgagatctagatctagtcatctcgctctttctcataggaaattttgcaaacatgtttacaaacaaaagttattgtgcgttgggcattagtcttatgaccaacgcacaataacttttgtttgtaaacatgttttcaaaatttcctacgagagagagcgagatgactagatctctgtttcattcactctcattgaaatgtcaaaaacatgtttacaaaacaaagattATTGTGCGTTAAGCATTatgcccagtgcacaataatttttgtttgtaaacatatttccaaaattttctattagagtgaatgaaatgtaaatctagtcatctggctcactctcatagaaaatttctaaaacatgtttacaaaataaaaattattgtgcgctgagcattatgaccaacgcacaatagcttttgtttgtaaacatgttttcaaaatttcctacgagagagagcgagatgactagttcTCAGTTTCACTCACTCTTATTAAAATGTCaagaacatatttacaaaacaaaatttattgtgcgttgaacattatttaaaaaaaaaacaatattgaaaataCGTATTTTACCTATAAAAAATCGACTTGGCATTTTATGCCATTCTGGGTTTTAACGTGATTTTTTGCACCGGATTTTAAAggggtaataaaaaaattgttaaatttattaaaaattcaataaaaataaaaaacgcATATAATGTATtctcatttcattttatttgtaatattctcattttttctattgtaacgttacatttttttatttttacaaaatcgattttcttcaaaaaaaaataataataataataaaacaatacAAACTTATCCATTTTTCTAGTTTTGCTTCGCGATCTATATAAATAAGGGTGTTTGGCAGAATAAGACTGTTTTTTTCTgtaccaagtttttttttttttaatctatttctcattcatttattttatccTTTCGGTGCATTGCATTTTAGGTGGATATTATTCATCTATCAATACAACGGTTTTCTTATTCTTTCTTCCGTACCTACCtggctaaaattattttaaaattatacatCTCTTGTATATTACTTAAAAGTTATGTTCTTGTGGGTTTCTCTACGAGATGGTCTAGTATCTCAgacaagaaataaaaagaagttATCAATTGCAAATGGTCTTAAAAATGCTACCAAAAAGTTTTTTCCGTGTCTAATGCATTTcgtttttgttttctctttatCAACATTACAAATGGACAGAATTTTGCCCTTTCAAAAAAACGGAAAAGTACAAAATTATCCAACTAACTTGGAGTTTATACTGCTCCTGTATTTGCCATTCCCATAATGCAATCTCCGACGTCCTCCTTGGCAAGACAATGTTGAATATGTTGCAGAGGTTCTgttgttcttcttttttttttaaacttgttttGTGCTTTGCACAGACCGAGAGAGAGAATTAGAGTATTACATTCGAGAGCCTTTCTGCTGTAGCACTTTTGCCCGATCATTGGACTCTTGCTCCCGTCCAACTAGCGGAGTTAAGCACTCCTTGGAGACAACACAGAGAAATTCGGCATTCTCCTCAGAGCCATAGTTGTACTGAGTTCCGATGTTCACCAATTGCTCAAAACGCCATCCGTCTGACATCGTAGACACAAGCTTCaagtaataaaaaagaaacagcTATAAGCCTATTTGAGCTTATTGTAGATATACATAATGTTCTTAATGTGGACAAACTCAGGATGCCCTGTAAAatgtattttgaatttgaactGAAATTGAAGATGtcaaaaatttcaatcaattggggacaaaaattacttatcggttcataaccgattcattaccggttcacaaccgatttgaaccgatttataaatcacccaCAACAAAAACAATGCCTGAAATACTTTAGCAgtaatataggggaagtgttccaaatttcgaccagcttctaatttcggccactttgagtgtaatttcggccatggaaataaattaaataaaaattatgtatgtaatcttcgaatagtcaatgaattcattttgcttttaaatatttattcattttaagatgtattaacacaaaaatcgtttaattttaggtttaatttgaattgaaatcgcgttataaaaactcagtgtggaaagagtcttacagaAAATGTGACAGATTGATTGTGTTTCTaccagtcttgtgatttgtggtgaagtgcagaaggtttttttcggtatttttcatgaaaattgattagttttcgttaaccctttaaggacgattggaacaccggtgtcccatagaagaaattatttttcctgacaaTTTACGGATActtatttctaatatttatacATAATCATAAAGTAGAAGGATAtagaaatctagtatattttttgcaaatctctagctattaggtatatattaaatatttaagctcaaaaatgtaGAATTTTCAAGTTCTCGAATTGGTCaatgaattttggattttttttatatttacaatttttttttaagcaaaaccctttcaGATCTATAAACTACAATAACTgcacataatatttttattcattgtgaaaattatcatgaattggtattttcaggaaagcttcttGAATTTCATGGGACATatatgttccaatcgtccatagaggtaaaaaacaccgaatccgtctctgttggattttccaaggctTGAGGTTGGAATATCTCTTTGTTTTGCTTATTTgtgcataaaatattcaattatttgTAAAAAACTTGTGTGATTATATCAAGTTCCTCAGTGTAATATTGGTTAGAAAAggtaatatttcaataatttatgaaatagttCTACGTAAACATTATAATTCTTATGTATTTATCTTCTAGATAACTTCTCAAAGGAAAAAGATTTTTGCCATCAACCAGCATGGAGTATTCCACATTTTATGTCCGGAAAACAGCGATAATGAGGACAATATTGTCCGAGATGAGAAAGATATAACATTTTTGGAACAAGACGGTGATGAAGTAGACTGTGAAGTCCCCGTACAGAATGCTTCACTGCTGAAACAACCTTCGGCTCCAGCGGAATGTCTATTTGCGTGTGAAGCTCAACATTTCTGAGGTTCCTACGAAAACCCGAAGGATTCGCGATAGTGTGGCTCATGCAATGAAGAATGAGAAGAAGACTGAACCACGCCTGAGGTGGTCGAAAGATTTCACACTAATTGAGCACGAGAAATCTACGTATCCTTCCGGAGTTGTGAAGCATAAGTTCCAAGATATAGAATTAACGCCTTAGAGCATTTTTCTAGCAA encodes the following:
- the LOC129805693 gene encoding rab3 GTPase-activating protein catalytic subunit, which codes for MTEEIDDLEFFQQDFTTASNWEIFTARLEEIFHEWKLPFVCLGEKLSRNQLSLCDWTTCQEIINFADVEMKIVRFTAKLGDSGKNESVGKDEGSRQCQAFMDLMSLDNDYSILDEEVEGSMHPIARWYGLRDFVVVVSTKQPIYNESQIRILLSSVHIAVAESNCEVPVFIEVIDKSQTYPIFLGVCEFQSTRLSFDVVHLQTTPPQFKYLSGLLDMFKGKIGVQYEDPVSVSVRLSYRLNQFGSATRFGKWSNSFATNPFDFPEDDEQAPKDDQEPFTVLPFGAMCDPVDELVIYCTWPNVADNVVIDSQTYSDFDPLLAPKWSLRARYQPLPACFLSEVLKEYLHNLEVMTTLSELLGDSITSTGAAFGVNPLDVLTESKIPSLSSVLPTLSRRRKDNQKSSGPIRDDLLMKMLYYLFPDAQENSQHPYNIPEIEPYDPLKIKSAPPDSLVHRLSALLALCQEYFGGKKAVAHLWMEFAQEMRYRVERCIPIPGIGNGFPDSRTCLMHQKLQMLNICMERRCIREGGLPFSLTSAESTSKGGGNEGSGKKKIDDSEDEFFDCANDDDEDDGQQNRHAPWNKPEGRLSRLGDMTLVDSDEPLYIPVTQEPVPKTEDQLEDDAEVMLKLGPGSELGTQMMSASLLSDMESFKAANPNGKIEDFIRWYSPRDWIEDATDEDEENANAESEQKKKGHLSSRMMIPGNTWSSVWDSAKPVPARRQRRLFDDTKEAEKVLHFLESRNIGQIAELTTPTLFHAAILKIQEEIAQDDFKIPAMTEQMEKIVAQCCKLSRENWLSPGSRPYGIRSKKWQNLLLELTNMEYHVLEARSLIVKVLGCEKKELTEWERNLLSELLKEHECELKNGSKGEVSMQILGLFEEWKNSMIEQFGDGDQIFGNKPLPNPIERQFILRVSGKTLVRGMAGPQFLRAIMGQNQFRLCGAFSQDTNFL